CACGTCGCCGAAGGAAAAATGGAGAACGGCCAGGCGGTGTTCAGCGGCGACGACGGCGGCCAAGGCGTCGTTAAGGACGGCGCCCTGCATGTCTCACACGGCGGCGGCAAGGCCAGCGTGTTGAAGAAAGTCGAACGCAAGAGCGAGACGCTGGGGGAAGAAGCTCCGGACGGCGCCATCGTCCTCTTTGACGGTTCGTCCACGGATCATTTCGTCGACGGCAAGCTCGTCGAAGAAAATCTGCTCGCGTCCGGTTGCGCGTCGAAGGAAGAGATGAAAGATCACACGATGCACATCGAGTTCCGCACGCCGTTCATGCCGACTGCCACCGGCCAGGCTCGCGGCAACAGCGGCGTGTACGTGCAGGATCGCTATGAGATCCAGGTGCTCGATTCGTTCGCCTTGGAAGGCGAGAACAACGAGTGCGGCGGCTTGTACAGCATGAAGGCCCCGGCGGTCAACATGTGCTACCCGCCGCTCGCCTGGCAGACGTATGACATCGACTTCACCGCCGCCAAATTCGATGCGGCAGGCAAGAAGACGTCGAACGCCCGCCTGACGTTGCTGCACAACGGCGTGAAAATTTACGACG
This DNA window, taken from Planctomycetia bacterium, encodes the following:
- a CDS encoding DUF1080 domain-containing protein translates to MLLNSGRMIAALCVLFAATVARSAEPGLPTFTSADEAGADFAIQGEYVGEVNTGDGPMPFGVQVLALGDGKFRAVAYPGGLPGAGWKRGDDKHVAEGKMENGQAVFSGDDGGQGVVKDGALHVSHGGGKASVLKKVERKSETLGEEAPDGAIVLFDGSSTDHFVDGKLVEENLLASGCASKEEMKDHTMHIEFRTPFMPTATGQARGNSGVYVQDRYEIQVLDSFALEGENNECGGLYSMKAPAVNMCYPPLAWQTYDIDFTAAKFDAAGKKTSNARLTLLHNGVKIYDDMELADKTPGGAPQEAPGVGPLKLQDHGNPVAFRNIWIVEKK